A DNA window from Bacillus sp. SM2101 contains the following coding sequences:
- a CDS encoding M23 family metallopeptidase: MKRFFKRRWVLPAIYIASAAIILTAILWYQNSKNVADSDQYDLDNVSLQSDYFVDDDSVPVTQSLESFMYPVTNVEEMEIQKQFYDADASDADQEAALLYYDNQYIPNKGIDIVTKDNSVFDVVASASGTVTRTSVDSTLGNVVEIDHGNGIVTVYQSLADIQVRENDMVEQGQVIAQSGRSLLNSEAENHVHFEIRKNDEAINPINLFGSPITSLLDEDENMDLEASEGKKEETLPEEEQKEAEEEQKEAEEEVEEEEEEAPAEEKEKEEEAPAEEEKPGDEKEDKDS; encoded by the coding sequence ATGAAACGATTTTTTAAACGTCGTTGGGTTCTTCCAGCAATTTATATTGCTAGTGCAGCAATCATTCTAACAGCTATCCTTTGGTATCAAAACAGCAAAAATGTTGCAGATTCTGATCAATATGATCTTGATAATGTATCATTGCAATCCGATTACTTTGTGGATGATGATTCTGTACCAGTAACACAATCGCTTGAAAGTTTTATGTATCCAGTGACAAATGTTGAAGAAATGGAAATTCAAAAGCAATTTTATGATGCCGATGCATCTGACGCAGATCAAGAAGCAGCGCTGTTGTACTACGACAATCAATATATTCCAAACAAAGGTATTGATATTGTAACGAAGGATAATAGTGTCTTTGATGTAGTTGCTTCTGCTAGTGGAACTGTTACAAGAACGAGCGTTGATTCAACCCTTGGGAATGTTGTAGAGATTGATCATGGAAATGGGATCGTAACTGTATATCAATCACTTGCTGATATCCAAGTCCGAGAAAATGATATGGTGGAACAAGGGCAAGTTATTGCACAGTCTGGTAGAAGTCTCTTAAATAGTGAGGCAGAAAATCACGTACATTTTGAAATACGTAAAAATGACGAAGCGATCAATCCAATTAATTTATTTGGAAGTCCTATCACTTCTTTGTTAGATGAAGATGAAAATATGGATCTAGAGGCTTCTGAAGGAAAGAAAGAAGAAACATTGCCTGAAGAAGAGCAGAAAGAAGCTGAAGAAGAGCAGAAAGAAGCTGAAGAAGAAGTAGAGGAAGAAGAAGAGGAAGCACCAGCTGAAGAAAAAGAAAAAGAAGAGGAAGCTCCTGCTGAAGAAGAAAAGCCAGGAGATGAAAAAGAAGATAAAGATTCATAA
- the spoIID gene encoding stage II sporulation protein D: protein MKQVKPLVILISVLFAMIIVIPSLLVFPFSAKEGGKLIEESKSEPSPTLTTNTLNSEVEVAVYRSQAKTIEHVPLEEYVVGVLASEMPADFELEALKAQSLSARTYIVKKMIGGQTVGVPEGADVTDMVLHQVYKNKDELKELWGIDYERKMKKFQDAVRSTAGQILTYDSTPIEASFFSTSNGYTENSEDYWENPFPYLTSVASPWDEASPKFHNQVTMTVAEFEQKLNIQLPSDGTVGKIIARTPGKRVDTVEISGKTFKGREVRDQLGLSSSDFTWVRKNDQIVISTKGYGHGVGMSQYGANGMAEEGKTYQEILTHYYKGAQISDATPYLTNFIVKN, encoded by the coding sequence ATGAAACAAGTAAAACCACTCGTTATACTAATTTCTGTACTATTTGCCATGATTATTGTAATCCCCTCATTGTTAGTTTTCCCTTTCTCAGCCAAGGAAGGTGGAAAGCTCATTGAAGAATCGAAGTCGGAACCTTCTCCCACCTTAACTACGAACACATTAAATTCCGAAGTTGAAGTGGCTGTCTATCGTAGTCAAGCTAAAACGATCGAGCATGTCCCTCTTGAAGAATATGTCGTTGGAGTCCTAGCATCAGAAATGCCTGCGGATTTTGAGCTTGAGGCATTAAAAGCACAAAGTTTAAGTGCCAGAACATATATTGTTAAAAAGATGATAGGTGGGCAAACGGTCGGCGTACCAGAGGGTGCCGATGTTACAGATATGGTACTTCATCAAGTATATAAAAACAAAGATGAGTTGAAGGAATTGTGGGGGATTGATTATGAACGGAAGATGAAAAAATTTCAAGACGCTGTACGTTCAACTGCGGGTCAAATATTAACTTATGATAGTACCCCGATAGAAGCATCCTTTTTCTCAACGAGTAATGGGTATACAGAAAACTCGGAGGATTATTGGGAAAATCCATTCCCCTATTTAACAAGTGTAGCAAGTCCTTGGGATGAGGCTTCCCCAAAATTTCATAATCAAGTAACGATGACGGTAGCTGAGTTTGAACAGAAACTTAACATACAATTACCGAGCGATGGTACAGTAGGAAAAATTATTGCAAGAACACCTGGTAAACGTGTTGATACTGTAGAAATAAGCGGTAAAACCTTTAAAGGGAGAGAGGTTCGTGATCAATTAGGGTTATCTTCATCAGATTTTACATGGGTACGTAAAAATGATCAAATTGTCATCTCAACAAAAGGTTATGGGCATGGTGTTGGTATGAGTCAGTATGGCGCAAACGGAATGGCTGAAGAAGGAAAAACATATCAAGAAATTCTTACACACTACTACAAAGGAGCGCAAATTAGTGATGCAACTCCTTATTTAACGAACTTTATCGTGAAAAATTAA
- the murA gene encoding UDP-N-acetylglucosamine 1-carboxyvinyltransferase, translating to MEKIIVRGGRRLSGTVKVEGAKNAVLPVIAASLLASEGKSIISDVPELSDVYTVNEVLRYLNADVTFNNNQIIVDASRELTIEAPFEYVRKMRASVLVMGSLLARNGQAKIALPGGCAIGSRPIDQHLKGFEAMGATVKVGNGYIDAKVDGKLQGAKIYLDFPSVGATENILMAATLAEGTTIIENCAKEPEIVDLANFLNKMGAKVRGAGTGTIRIEGVKTLYGTTHQVIPDRIEAGTFMVAAAITGGDVYVQGAVPEHLSSLIAKMEEMGVTITEEHDGIRVIGPQKLKAVDLKTMPHPGFPTDMQSQMMSLLLCAEGTSMITETVFENRFMHVEEFRRMNGNIKIEGRSVIINGRSDLQGAEVAATDLRAAAALILAGLAAKGHTRVTELKHLDRGYVSFHEKLTGLGADIERVTVQRDQLIPFDQHVTDVNA from the coding sequence TTGGAAAAAATCATCGTCCGTGGCGGAAGAAGGTTAAGTGGTACGGTTAAAGTAGAAGGTGCAAAAAATGCCGTTTTACCTGTAATCGCTGCATCTTTATTAGCGAGTGAAGGAAAAAGTATAATAAGTGATGTACCTGAGCTCTCCGATGTATACACGGTAAATGAAGTGTTACGTTATTTAAATGCTGACGTAACATTTAACAATAATCAAATTATAGTTGATGCATCTAGAGAGTTAACGATAGAAGCACCGTTTGAATATGTTCGAAAGATGAGGGCTTCTGTATTAGTAATGGGATCATTATTAGCGAGGAATGGTCAAGCAAAAATTGCTTTACCAGGTGGATGTGCAATTGGCTCAAGACCAATTGATCAACATTTAAAAGGCTTCGAAGCGATGGGAGCAACTGTTAAAGTTGGTAATGGATATATTGATGCAAAGGTAGATGGAAAACTACAAGGTGCAAAAATATACCTAGATTTCCCTAGTGTAGGAGCTACTGAAAATATTTTGATGGCAGCTACATTAGCTGAAGGAACAACGATTATAGAGAATTGTGCAAAAGAACCAGAAATTGTCGATTTAGCAAACTTTTTAAATAAAATGGGTGCAAAAGTGCGTGGTGCTGGAACTGGTACGATACGTATCGAAGGCGTAAAAACCTTATATGGAACAACACATCAAGTGATTCCAGATAGAATTGAAGCGGGTACTTTTATGGTAGCAGCTGCAATTACTGGTGGTGATGTATACGTACAAGGAGCAGTACCGGAACATTTAAGCTCATTAATAGCAAAGATGGAAGAAATGGGCGTAACGATTACTGAGGAACATGATGGCATACGAGTAATTGGTCCTCAAAAGTTAAAAGCTGTAGATCTAAAAACGATGCCTCATCCTGGATTTCCTACAGATATGCAGTCACAGATGATGTCATTACTGTTATGTGCAGAAGGCACTAGCATGATCACTGAAACTGTTTTTGAAAACCGCTTTATGCACGTTGAAGAATTTCGTCGAATGAATGGTAATATTAAGATTGAAGGACGTTCAGTCATTATTAACGGTCGTTCAGATTTACAAGGTGCAGAAGTAGCTGCTACAGATCTCCGTGCAGCAGCAGCTCTTATTTTAGCTGGATTAGCTGCTAAAGGGCATACAAGGGTTACTGAGCTAAAGCACTTGGATCGTGGATATGTGAGCTTTCATGAGAAATTAACAGGCCTTGGAGCTGATATTGAACGTGTAACGGTTCAAAGAGATCAATTAATACCTTTTGATCAGCATGTAACAGATGTGAATGCTTAA